A window of the Helianthus annuus cultivar XRQ/B chromosome 4, HanXRQr2.0-SUNRISE, whole genome shotgun sequence genome harbors these coding sequences:
- the LOC110933652 gene encoding myb-like protein X has product MLIDESDEEIPEMNVENEQETTGAENIVIETDLFTTEAYFVDNVVETVIDAKERERRMREEVEHEKLIRKRKREEKEDAPYVPSPEHVSVSQSSPKVLKLEKRIDDVIAENKKLAAECKKIADREKTLAGRVQRLEGENKVLTLKIEVDQTEIDVLKVRVSELEEEKNRRESENEYYKLKNKELMAAKALHERKFYMLNRVVESMLETSVEQKYEELKLEDLRAERKAELERQVKDKGKGVEGSSDMSIVPSMVIENPEPISSVPGVFEEETPTPKLIGGEDEEDDEDDNEDEVVYSVSSHSSKGDDDDDAAGGSGVRVTEASNEKVVEDLLNDTINEESGETEGKGESSKTQIVEHHEPLFMSLDAYKEMLKDVNPEIPFDFEEDLESVEVEECSDNEEVPEDTSKLPTLMEFFAAENRDELRQKVTEAVNDNVFECLRKEAEQEGQSNVDKEGQSNAEEIDRSKWFKVSHERKFKRPLKFFQRDRNVSLGDIISWGFLPQVNAYAIRREYGVQYFARLYDIMSLPWWDVDELAKVRVLEYKVRQNDIAMWGYIKYEQLKPFRKWKPHRPKRVQRIDPETGAVEFILNVKPPRTMKTIPMPEMEQDFYKGFIDWVYSCRTTEAIITYRVGGELRDIHVYDPMWLVNCSAKDIECLFIHKIRYSPADKEQALQFQRVVSLCVQKGINSENKWKSSWWSLEEKMRKKSKRERERENQKMEENRGKFMKQQEKEEKARKKENEKIRVALSRKPKPKEEKFKAI; this is encoded by the exons atgttaattgatgaatctgatgaagaaATTCCTGAGATGAATGTTGAAAATGAACAAGAGACGACTGGTGCTGAAAATATTGTAATTGAGACAGATTTGTTTACAACAGAAGCGTATTTTGTTGATAATGTTGTGGAAACGG TGATTGATGCAAAAGAACGTGAAAGACGAATGAGAGAAGAGGTAGAACATGAGAAATTGATTAGAAAAAGGAAGagggaagagaaagaagatgctCCTTATGTACCTTCTCCAGAGCATGTTTCAGTGTCACAATCTTCTCCGAAGG TGTTGAAAttggaaaagagaattgatgatgtgatagcagaaaataaaaagttaGCGGCTGAATGCAAAAAGATTGCTGATAGAGAAAAGACTCTTGCTGGTAGGGTGCAGAGGTTGgaaggtgaaaacaaagtgttgacATTGAAAATTGAAGTTGATCAGACGGAAATCGACGTtctgaaagttcgagtgtctgaATTAGAAGAAGAGAAGAATCGTCGAGAGAGTGAAAATGAATACTATAAGTTGAAGAATAAAGAGCTTATGGCTGCTAAAGCGCTACATGAACGTAAGTTCTACATGCTGAATAGAGTTGTGGAAAGCATGTTAGAAACATCAGTGGAACAGAAATATGAAGAGTTGAAGCTAGAAGATCTTCGTGCAGAACGTAAAGCAGAATTAGAAAGGCAGGtgaaagataagggtaaaggAGTGGAAGGAAGTTCTGATATGTCTATTGTACCGTCAATGGTGATAGAAAATCCTGAGCCTATATCTTCAGTTCCTGGGGTATTCGAAGAAGAAACTCCAACGCCTAAATTAATTGGTGgcgaagatgaagaggatgatgaagatgataatgAGGATGAGGTTGTTTATTCTGTGAGCAGTCACAGTtctaaaggtgatgatgatgatgacgctgcAGGAGGCTCAGGTGTTAGAGTGACTGAAGCCTCAAAtgaaaaagtcgttgaagatctgCTAAACGACACAAtcaatgaagaaagtggtgaaaCTGAAGGTAAGGGGGAGTCGAGTAAGACACAGATTGTAGAGCATCATGAGCCTTTGTTTATGAGTCTAGATGCGTATAAAGAGATGCTTAAAGATGTAAACCCTGAAATTCCCTTCGACTTCGAAGAGGACTTAGAatc AGTTGAGGTTGAAGAATGTTCAGATAATGAAGAGGTTCCTGAAGATACTTCGAAACTTCCAACATTAATGGAGTTCTTTGCTGCTGAGAATAGAGATGAATTACGTCAGAAAGTGACTGAAGCGGTGAATgataatgtgtttgaatgtttgagGAAAGAAGCTGAGCAGGAAGGCCAATCTAATGTTGATAAAGAAGGTCAATCGAATGCTGAAGAAATTGATCGTTCTAAATGGTTTAAAGTTTCTCATGAAAGAAAATTCAAGAGGCCGCTGAAGTTCTTCCAACGAGATCGAAATGTTTCGCTTGGCGATATTAttagttggggttttcttccgCAAGTTAACGCTTACGCTATTCGAAGAGAATATGGCGTCCAGTATTTTGCACGTTTATATGATATAATGTCATTACCGTGGTGGGACGTTGATGAATTAGCAAAGGTGAGAGTCTTGGAGTACAAGGTGAGACAGAATGATATCGCGATGTGGGGCTACATCAAGTATGAACAATTGAAGCCATTTCGAAAGTGGAAGCCTCATCGTCCAAAGCGTGTTCAAAGAATTGATCCAGAAACTGGAGCTGTAGAATTTATTCTGAATGTGAAGCCTCCACGTACAATGAAGACAATTCCAATGCCAGAAATGGAGCAGGATTTTTATAAAGGCTTTATTGATTGGGTGTACAGTTGCAGAACGACTGAAGCAATAATCACATACAGAGTTGGTGGAGAACTGAGGGATATTCATGTTTACGACCCAATGTGGTTAGTTAATTGTTCAGCGAAAGACATTGAATGTCTATTCATTCACAAGATTCGCTACTCTCCAGCAGATAAAGAGCAAGCTCTTCAGTTCCAACGTGTTGTATCTCTGTGTGTTCAGAAAGGAATCAACTCTGAAAACAAGTGGAAATCTTCGTGGTGGTCTTTAGAAGAGAAGATGAGGAAGAAATCAAAGCGTGAACGTGAACGTGAGAATCAAAAgatggaagaaaatagaggaaagtTTATGAAGCAACAAGAGAAGGAAGAGAAAGCGAGGAAGAAAGAGAATGAGAAGATCAGGGTTGCTCTGAGTAGAAAGCCAAAACCAAAGGAAGAGAAATTCAAAGCTATCTGA
- the LOC110936806 gene encoding histone deacetylase 14-like isoform X2 yields MRSRLFQKHSISLKKHSKVSISCSLNESTTKVIYSVAPAMGHNKEAHPECSLRVPAIVTALEKVELTPKFRGSEIIQLQDFRTATVEDIASVHSRSYVFGLEKAMEQASDQGFIHISRVLILLISFACFGYFIFMGLNKTCNLISNCN; encoded by the exons ATGAGAAGTCGATTATTCCAGAAACATTCGATTTCACTGAAGAAACATTCCAAAGTATCTATATCGTGTTCGTTAAATGAGAGTACAACAAAAGTGATTTATAGTGTAGCGCCTGCAATGGGTCATAACAAG GAGGCACATCCAGAATGCAGTTTACGGGTTCCTGCAATTGTGACTGCTCTCGAGAAGGTGGAGCTCACACCGAAG TTTCGAGGATCTGAGATCATTCAACTTCAAGATTTTAGAACTGCTACTGTCGAAGATATTGCAAGTGTGCATTCCAGATCTTATGTTTTTGGCCTTGAGAAG GCAATGGAGCAGGCTTCAGACCAAGGCTTTATACATATTAGTCGAGTTTTAATATTGTTGATTTCTTTTGcatgttttggttattttatttttatgggGCTCAATAAGACCTGTAATTTAATTTCTAATTGTAACTAG
- the LOC110936805 gene encoding uncharacterized protein LOC110936805, which yields MATIKKPDPLHTLSTPKSKTNKITPIECLDDDDDDGTPLRPIFCLKRKSAIKEFDDKEDCFILDFNPEEDDLDLSGIEKGRLNNVQDSPDVFLVAEKGQVACRDYPHSRHLCVKHPFEKTSHESYCKLCYCFVCDVAAPCKLWSGVSGHCHAIDNEGWKAARKSLRRSCKS from the exons ATGGCGACTATTAAGAAACCAGACCCACTTCACACTCTCTCAACACCCAAAAGTAAAACCAACAAAATAACACCCATTGAATGCttagatgatgatgacgacgacgGCACCCCTCTTAGACCCATCTTCTGTTTGAAGCGAAAATCCGCCATTAAAGAGTTTGATGATAAAGAAGATTGCTTTATTCTTGATTTCAATCCAGAAGAGGATGATCTGGATCTTTCAGGTATCGAAAAGGGTCGCCTGAACAATGTTCAAGATTCTCCGgatgtgtttctggttgctgaaaAAGGGCAG GTGGCTTGTAGAGATTATCCCCATTCGAGACATTTGTGTGTAAAGCATCCTTTTGAGAAGACATCACATGAAAGCTATTGTAAATTG TGCTACTGTTTTGTTTGTGATGTTGCTGCACCTTGCAAGTTATGGTCTGGGGTTTCTGGCCATTGTCATGCTATTGACAATGAAGGTTGGAAGGCTGCTAGGAAAAGTTTGAGAAGGAGCTGCAAATCATGA
- the LOC110936806 gene encoding histone deacetylase 14-like isoform X1 → MRSRLFQKHSISLKKHSKVSISCSLNESTTKVIYSVAPAMGHNKEAHPECSLRVPAIVTALEKVELTPKFRGSEIIQLQDFRTATVEDIASVHSRSYVFGLEKVRMRFSLMKKFGGVFMVEGIEGEIENESSDGWYEKIEQYCRLECLGIKFFQSSITATRGEEDSLFFKMK, encoded by the exons ATGAGAAGTCGATTATTCCAGAAACATTCGATTTCACTGAAGAAACATTCCAAAGTATCTATATCGTGTTCGTTAAATGAGAGTACAACAAAAGTGATTTATAGTGTAGCGCCTGCAATGGGTCATAACAAG GAGGCACATCCAGAATGCAGTTTACGGGTTCCTGCAATTGTGACTGCTCTCGAGAAGGTGGAGCTCACACCGAAG TTTCGAGGATCTGAGATCATTCAACTTCAAGATTTTAGAACTGCTACTGTCGAAGATATTGCAAGTGTGCATTCCAGATCTTATGTTTTTGGCCTTGAGAAG GTACGGATGCGTTTTTCATTGATGAAGAAATTTGGCGGTGTTTTCATGGTAGAAGGAATAGAAGGTGAAATCGAAAATGAAAGCAGCGATGGTTG GTATGAAAAAATCGAACAGTATTGTCGGCTTGAATGTCTCGGTATCAAGTTTTTTCAATCATCTATCACCGCCACACGAGGCGAAGAAGACAGTTTGTTCTTCAAGATGAAGTAG